A section of the Ictalurus punctatus breed USDA103 chromosome 8, Coco_2.0, whole genome shotgun sequence genome encodes:
- the LOC108268454 gene encoding C-C motif chemokine 3, translating into MSACRLILLSAVVVLLSAVTFTEGMRFTGTKNVCCYSFHPRPLKAIMVTSYSQTSPQCTKQAVLFRTRKGKDVCAKPTDAWVKELIKVLDIKSGNQGSI; encoded by the exons ATGTCGGCCTGCCGTTTGATCCTCCTGTCCGCCGTGGTGGTGCTGCTGAGTGCAGTCACATTCACTGAAG GGATGCGTTTCACGGGCACCAAAAACGTCTGCTGCTACTCCTTCCACCCACGTCCACTGAAGGCCATCATGGTGACCAGCTACAGCCAGACCAGCCCGCAGTGCACAAAACAGGCCGTACT GTTCAGAACCAGGAAGGGAAAGGATGTGTGTGCCAAACCCACTGACGCCTGGGTGAAGGAGCTCATCAAGGTTTTGGACATCAAGTCAGGAAACCAGGGATCCATATAA